A region from the Gossypium hirsutum isolate 1008001.06 chromosome A08, Gossypium_hirsutum_v2.1, whole genome shotgun sequence genome encodes:
- the LOC107927004 gene encoding phospholipase D gamma 1 isoform X1, producing the protein MANTVFHETLSFGGSSHGQGQQILPFKTGKESLKVLLLHGNLDIWVKEAKNLPNMDMFHKKLGDVFGKFSLKVGNKVESHMPKITSDPYVTISVAGAVIGRTFVISNSENPVWMQHFNVPVAHYASEILFAVKDSDVVGSQIMGAVGIPIEQLFSGTKVEGTFPILSANGKPCKAGAVLTLSIQYIPIQQVAIYHKGLGSGPEYHGVPGTYFPLRQGCKLTLYQDAHIHDGFLPNLKIDGNVQYEHGTCWQDICNAIGQARRLIYIAGWSVYHNVRLVRETDKTSKTTLGDLLKIKSQEGVRVLLLVWDDPTSRSILGYKTNLQEGIMNTNDEETRRFFKHSSVQVLLCPRTAGKGSWAKKQETGTIYTHHQKTVIVDSDAGNNKRKITAFVGGLDLCKGRYDTPNHQLFRTLETVHKDDFHNACFTGPDAGCPREPWHDLHCRIDGPAAYDVLTNFEERWLKASKPHGLQKLKTSVDDSLLKIERIPEIVRMSEIPYSRKDDPETWHVQVFRSIDSNSVKGFPDDPKDAIKMNLVCGKNVLIDMSIHTAYVNAIRAAQRFIYIENQYFLGSSYNWDSHTDLGANNLIPMEIALKIANKIRSNERFCAYILIPMWPEGVTTSNPIQRILFWQHKTMQMMYDIIYKALVETGLENRYEPHDFLNFFCLGNREVGDSLVARDATASSTPQALAKKNRRFMIYIHSKGMIVDDEYVIIGSANINQRSMEGTRDTEIAMGAYQPYHTCSSKRYNPHGQVYGYRMSLWAEHIGGLEESFKQPESLDCVRRVRSLSEQNWKQYIADEVTEMKGHLLKYPVEVDRMGKVKALPGYETFPDVGGKILGSFMGPQENLTI; encoded by the exons ATGGCTAATACAGTTTTCCACGAAACTCTGTCCTTCGGAGGGTCGAGCCATGGTCAGGGCCAACAAATTCTGCCATTTAAGACCGGTAAAGAGTCCTTGAAAGTTTTGCTCTTACATGGCAACTTAGATATTTGGGTCAAGGAAGCTAAAAACCTTCCTAACATGGATATGTTCCACAAGAAGTTAGGTGATGTGTTTGGAAAGTTTAGCTTGAAGGTTGGCAACAAAGTGGAAAGCCATATGCCTAAGATAACCAGTGATCCTTATGTTACAATTTCCGTAGCTGGTGCTGTAATTGGGAGGACTTTTGTTATTAGTAATTCCGAGAACCCTGTTTGGATGCAACATTTTAACGTTCCTGTTGCACATTATGCCTCTGAAATCCTCTTTGCTGTTAAAGACAGTGATGTGGTAGGCTCACAGATCATGGGAGCTGTTGGTATTCCGATTGAACAGCTATTCTCAGGCACAAAAGTTGAAGGAACATTCCCTATCCTTAGTGCCAATGGGAAGCCTTGTAAGGCTGGTGCTGTTTTGACTTTATCAATTCAGTACATTCCAATCCAGCAAGTGGCGATTTACCATAAGGGATTAGGTTCAGGTCCTGAGTATCATGGGGTCCCTGGTACATACTTCCCTCTTAGACAAGGTTGCAAACTTACTCTATATCAAGATGCTCATATCCACGATGGTTTCCTTCCCAATTTGAAGATTGATGGCAATGTTCAATACGAGCATGGGACCTGCTGGCAGGACATTTGTAATGCTATAGGTCAGGCTCGTCGTTTGATATACATTGCAGGGTGGTCTGTGTATCATAATGTTAGACTTGTTCGTGAAACTGATAAGACATCAAAAACCACATTGGGAGATCTTCTCAAAATTAAATCCCAGGAAGGTGTGCGGGTGTTGCTCCTTGTATGGGATGATCCTACTTCCAGGAGCATTTTAGGATATAAAACG AATTTGCAGGAAGGAATCATGAATACAAATGATGAAGAGACCCGCCGTTTTTTCAAGCACTCTTCAGTGCAAGTGTTACTCTGCCCTCGAACTGCTGGAAAAGGAAGCTGGGCAAAAAAGCAG gAAACTGGAACAATCTATACCCATCATCAGAAAACTGTGATTGTTGATTCTGATGCCGGTAACAATAAAAGAAAGATTACGGCATTTGTTGGTGGTCTTGATTTGTGCAAGGGTCGGTACGATACTCCAAACCATCAACTTTTCAGAACACTAGAAACAGTGCACAAAGATGACTTTCACAACGCTTGCTTCACG GGACCTGATGCTGGTTGTCCAAGAGAACCATGGCATGATTTGCATTGTCGAATCGATGGTCCAGCTGCTTACGATGTACTCACCAACTTTGAGGAGCGTTGGTTAAAGGCTTCTAAACCACATGGACTTCAAAAACTAAAGACTTCCGTTGATGATTCCTTACTAAAGATTGAAAGGATTCCTGAAATTGTTCGGATGTCAGAAATCCCTTATTCGCGCAAAGATGATCCGGAAACTTGGCATGTTCAG GTTTTCCGTTCAATCGATTCCAACTCTGTGAAAGGTTTTCCGGATGACCCGAAAGATGCTATAAAAATG AACTTGGTGTGTGGGAAGAATGTTCTTATAGACATGAGCATTCACACTGCCTATGTGAATGCAATCCGTGCTGCTCAACGCTTCATCTACATCGAGAATCAATACTTTCTTGGATCATCATATAATTGGGATTCTCATACAGATTTAG GTGCAAACAATTTAATACCAATGGAAATCGCTCTGAAAATTGCTAACAAAATCAGATCAAATGAGAGGTTTTGTGCTTACATTCTCATCCCAATGTGGCCAGAAGGAGTTACAACCAGCAATCCTATCCAAAGGATTCTCTTTTGGCAG CATAAAACAATGCAAATGATGTATGACATAATTTACAAGGCATTGGTGGAAACTGGACTTGAGAATAGATATGAGCctcatgattttttaaatttcttctgTCTTGGCAATCGAGAAGTAGGAGATTCTTTGGTTGCTAGAGATGCCACTGCATCAAGTACTCCTCAG GCACTTGCTAAGAAGAACCGGCGCTTTATGATTTACATCCACTCTAAAGGTATGATAGTGGATGATGAGTATGTCATAATAGGATCCGCTAACATAAACCAGCGCTCAATGGAAGGCACTAGAGACACTGAAATAGCAATGGGTGCTTATCAGCCTTACCATACCTGCTCAAGCAAACGATACAATCCACATGGGCAG GTTTACGGATATAGGATGTCACTATGGGCAGAGCATATTGGAGGTCTTGAAGAGAGTTTCAAGCAACCAGAGAGTCTGGACTGTGTAAGGCGGGTGCGGTCTTTGAGTGAGCAAAACTGGAAACAATACATAGCTGATGAGGTGACAGAAATGAAGGGTCACCTTCTGAAGTATCCGGTGGAAGTTGATCGGATGGGCAAGGTAAAGGCACTTCCTGGCTATGAAACATTCCCAGATGTGGGTGGAAAAATTTTGGGTTCATTTATGGGCCCTCAAGAAAATCTCACAATCTAA
- the LOC107927004 gene encoding phospholipase D gamma 1 isoform X2, with translation MANTVFHETLSFGGSSHGQGQQILPFKTGKESLKVLLLHGNLDIWVKEAKNLPNMDMFHKKLGDVFGKFSLKVGNKVESHMPKITSDPYVTISVAGAVIGRTFVISNSENPVWMQHFNVPVAHYASEILFAVKDSDVVGSQIMGAVGIPIEQLFSGTKVEGTFPILSANGKPCKAGAVLTLSIQYIPIQQVAIYHKGLGSGPEYHGVPGTYFPLRQGCKLTLYQDAHIHDGFLPNLKIDGNVQYEHGTCWQDICNAIGQARRLIYIAGWSVYHNVRLVRETDKTSKTTLGDLLKIKSQEGVRVLLLVWDDPTSRSILGYKTEGIMNTNDEETRRFFKHSSVQVLLCPRTAGKGSWAKKQETGTIYTHHQKTVIVDSDAGNNKRKITAFVGGLDLCKGRYDTPNHQLFRTLETVHKDDFHNACFTGPDAGCPREPWHDLHCRIDGPAAYDVLTNFEERWLKASKPHGLQKLKTSVDDSLLKIERIPEIVRMSEIPYSRKDDPETWHVQVFRSIDSNSVKGFPDDPKDAIKMNLVCGKNVLIDMSIHTAYVNAIRAAQRFIYIENQYFLGSSYNWDSHTDLGANNLIPMEIALKIANKIRSNERFCAYILIPMWPEGVTTSNPIQRILFWQHKTMQMMYDIIYKALVETGLENRYEPHDFLNFFCLGNREVGDSLVARDATASSTPQALAKKNRRFMIYIHSKGMIVDDEYVIIGSANINQRSMEGTRDTEIAMGAYQPYHTCSSKRYNPHGQVYGYRMSLWAEHIGGLEESFKQPESLDCVRRVRSLSEQNWKQYIADEVTEMKGHLLKYPVEVDRMGKVKALPGYETFPDVGGKILGSFMGPQENLTI, from the exons ATGGCTAATACAGTTTTCCACGAAACTCTGTCCTTCGGAGGGTCGAGCCATGGTCAGGGCCAACAAATTCTGCCATTTAAGACCGGTAAAGAGTCCTTGAAAGTTTTGCTCTTACATGGCAACTTAGATATTTGGGTCAAGGAAGCTAAAAACCTTCCTAACATGGATATGTTCCACAAGAAGTTAGGTGATGTGTTTGGAAAGTTTAGCTTGAAGGTTGGCAACAAAGTGGAAAGCCATATGCCTAAGATAACCAGTGATCCTTATGTTACAATTTCCGTAGCTGGTGCTGTAATTGGGAGGACTTTTGTTATTAGTAATTCCGAGAACCCTGTTTGGATGCAACATTTTAACGTTCCTGTTGCACATTATGCCTCTGAAATCCTCTTTGCTGTTAAAGACAGTGATGTGGTAGGCTCACAGATCATGGGAGCTGTTGGTATTCCGATTGAACAGCTATTCTCAGGCACAAAAGTTGAAGGAACATTCCCTATCCTTAGTGCCAATGGGAAGCCTTGTAAGGCTGGTGCTGTTTTGACTTTATCAATTCAGTACATTCCAATCCAGCAAGTGGCGATTTACCATAAGGGATTAGGTTCAGGTCCTGAGTATCATGGGGTCCCTGGTACATACTTCCCTCTTAGACAAGGTTGCAAACTTACTCTATATCAAGATGCTCATATCCACGATGGTTTCCTTCCCAATTTGAAGATTGATGGCAATGTTCAATACGAGCATGGGACCTGCTGGCAGGACATTTGTAATGCTATAGGTCAGGCTCGTCGTTTGATATACATTGCAGGGTGGTCTGTGTATCATAATGTTAGACTTGTTCGTGAAACTGATAAGACATCAAAAACCACATTGGGAGATCTTCTCAAAATTAAATCCCAGGAAGGTGTGCGGGTGTTGCTCCTTGTATGGGATGATCCTACTTCCAGGAGCATTTTAGGATATAAAACG GAAGGAATCATGAATACAAATGATGAAGAGACCCGCCGTTTTTTCAAGCACTCTTCAGTGCAAGTGTTACTCTGCCCTCGAACTGCTGGAAAAGGAAGCTGGGCAAAAAAGCAG gAAACTGGAACAATCTATACCCATCATCAGAAAACTGTGATTGTTGATTCTGATGCCGGTAACAATAAAAGAAAGATTACGGCATTTGTTGGTGGTCTTGATTTGTGCAAGGGTCGGTACGATACTCCAAACCATCAACTTTTCAGAACACTAGAAACAGTGCACAAAGATGACTTTCACAACGCTTGCTTCACG GGACCTGATGCTGGTTGTCCAAGAGAACCATGGCATGATTTGCATTGTCGAATCGATGGTCCAGCTGCTTACGATGTACTCACCAACTTTGAGGAGCGTTGGTTAAAGGCTTCTAAACCACATGGACTTCAAAAACTAAAGACTTCCGTTGATGATTCCTTACTAAAGATTGAAAGGATTCCTGAAATTGTTCGGATGTCAGAAATCCCTTATTCGCGCAAAGATGATCCGGAAACTTGGCATGTTCAG GTTTTCCGTTCAATCGATTCCAACTCTGTGAAAGGTTTTCCGGATGACCCGAAAGATGCTATAAAAATG AACTTGGTGTGTGGGAAGAATGTTCTTATAGACATGAGCATTCACACTGCCTATGTGAATGCAATCCGTGCTGCTCAACGCTTCATCTACATCGAGAATCAATACTTTCTTGGATCATCATATAATTGGGATTCTCATACAGATTTAG GTGCAAACAATTTAATACCAATGGAAATCGCTCTGAAAATTGCTAACAAAATCAGATCAAATGAGAGGTTTTGTGCTTACATTCTCATCCCAATGTGGCCAGAAGGAGTTACAACCAGCAATCCTATCCAAAGGATTCTCTTTTGGCAG CATAAAACAATGCAAATGATGTATGACATAATTTACAAGGCATTGGTGGAAACTGGACTTGAGAATAGATATGAGCctcatgattttttaaatttcttctgTCTTGGCAATCGAGAAGTAGGAGATTCTTTGGTTGCTAGAGATGCCACTGCATCAAGTACTCCTCAG GCACTTGCTAAGAAGAACCGGCGCTTTATGATTTACATCCACTCTAAAGGTATGATAGTGGATGATGAGTATGTCATAATAGGATCCGCTAACATAAACCAGCGCTCAATGGAAGGCACTAGAGACACTGAAATAGCAATGGGTGCTTATCAGCCTTACCATACCTGCTCAAGCAAACGATACAATCCACATGGGCAG GTTTACGGATATAGGATGTCACTATGGGCAGAGCATATTGGAGGTCTTGAAGAGAGTTTCAAGCAACCAGAGAGTCTGGACTGTGTAAGGCGGGTGCGGTCTTTGAGTGAGCAAAACTGGAAACAATACATAGCTGATGAGGTGACAGAAATGAAGGGTCACCTTCTGAAGTATCCGGTGGAAGTTGATCGGATGGGCAAGGTAAAGGCACTTCCTGGCTATGAAACATTCCCAGATGTGGGTGGAAAAATTTTGGGTTCATTTATGGGCCCTCAAGAAAATCTCACAATCTAA